From one Perca flavescens isolate YP-PL-M2 chromosome 4, PFLA_1.0, whole genome shotgun sequence genomic stretch:
- the nek4 gene encoding serine/threonine-protein kinase Nek4 gives MMNNYIFIRVVGKGSYGEVNLVKHKTDRKQYVIKKLNLTTSSKRERRSAEQEAQLLSQLRHPNIVTYRESWEGDDCQLYIVMGFCEGGDLYHRLKKQKGELLPERQVVEWFVQIAMALQYLHERNILHRDLKTQNIFLTKTNIIKVGDLGIARVLENQNDMASTLIGTPYYMSPELFSNKPYNHKSDVWALGCCVYEMSTLKHAFNAKDMNSLVYRIVEGKLPQMPSRYDPQLGELIRSMLCKRPEDRPDVKLILRQPYIKQQIAMFLEATKEKTAKSRKKAVAGGGGDCRANSGSSVVSYLTKPERSSQPESLARVNRKEEKSQQHKVQNRIADCTTVQTPRSPESCSPDVLKSSIASLATISNINIDLQLQEDEERVKRQVQGPQAVVSHHRACNEPVTHSVYKDSKGRGKPDPSPPPSPVKPPLKSVSGVGSRGAGERMSSNGLLDIHPEATPNPGDTFSVCGEKQMSDVYDKDDTMELLKEADMQNPKLEVEREGAFSILERRSAPKCNTEGIEVVVEVNMDNKSDTVTLLKGAPTQHHTSDIQESLESTEKLLEPFPPPLEPVREESPLPASKLGLIAPCQSPFHFSSEPSISQQDTERDIRRTHGDQDTSKVAPRPLPPPPVEGIAVEGRKRSRRYTEAKKASVAATSTSVSSSKDGFLALPQDRPLSARERRRLRQSQESASKPGVSVARRASYDVSSTKDEHCNAPYTRSVSDSITETDCKQDKLQERRSDEDECSSSTSSTERSEGDCRERKTESSDMQDLVHMMTQTLRMDNGDGMSEVDKGRFGSTALPEFKLNRKYRDTLVLHGKGREEAENLSLGEIPIGSTSGPAKIRRAIEHLRTDVVKGLGVKLLDRVLEIMEVEDETKRELCLRDQMGDEKYQAYAVMVRQLKFFEDIAIKV, from the exons ATGatgaataattacatttttatcaggGTCGTTGGGAAAGGGAGCTATGGGGAGGTGAACTTGGTGAAACACAAAACAGACCGAAAACAG tatgTTATTAAGAAGCTGAATTTAACCACCTCCTCCAAGCGGGAACGGCGATCTGCAGAGCAGGAGGCGCAGCTTCTGTCCCAGCTGCGACATCCTAACATTGTGACATACAGGGAGTCTTGGGAAGGAGATGACTGCCAGCTGTACATTGTGATGGGTTTCTGTGAAGGCGGTGACCTTTATCATCGACTCAAAAAGCAAAAGGGCGAACTCTTACCAGAGAGGCAGGTGGTGGAGTGGTTTGTCCAGATAGCCATGGCACTCCAG TACCTGCATGAGAGGAACATTCTTCACCGGGACCTTAAAACGCAGAACATCTTCTTGACCAAGACCAACATCATCAAAGTTGGGGACCTTGGCATCGCACGAGTATTGGAGAACCAGAATGATATGGCCAGCACACTCATAGGGACCCCTTACTATATGAGTCCAGAGCTCTTCTCTAATAAACCCTATAACCACAAG tcaGATGTATGGGCCCTGGGTTGCTGTGTGTATGAAATGTCCACACTGAAACATGCTTTCAATGCCAAGGACATGAACTCGCTGGTTTATCGCATTGTAGAAGGAAAG CTGCCACAGATGCCCAGTAGGTATGATCCCCAGCTGGGAGAACTGATCAGGAGCATGCTGTGTAAGAGACCTGAAGACAGGCCTGATGTCAAACTTATCCTCAGGCAGCCTTACATTAAACAACAAATTGCCATGTTCCTTGAGGCCACTAA AGAAAAAACGGCCAAGTCAAGAAAGAAAGCTGTGGCTGGAGGTGGTGGTGATTGTAGGGCCAACAGTGGATCGTCTGTGGTGTCATATCTGACAAAACCGGAGAGAAGTTCCCAGCCTGAATCTCTAGCCAGGGTAAACCGG AAAGAAGAGAAATCACAACAACATAAAGTTCAAAACCGCATCGCAGACTGCACTACAGTCCAAACGCCTCGGTCACCCGAATCCTGCTCACCTGATGTTCTCAAATCCAGCATTGCATCCCTGGCAACCATCAGCAACATTAATATTGATCTCCAACTGCAGGAGGATGAGGAGCGTGTGAAGAGACAGGTGCAGGGGCCTCAGGCAGTTGTTTCACACCACCGTGCATGTAATGAACCTGTGactcacagtgtgtacaaagaCAGCAAGGGAAGAGGGAAACCAGATCCTTCTCCCCCTCCTTCCCCTGTTAAGCCCCCTCTGAAGTCTGTATCGGGTGTTGGCAGTCGGGGAGCAGGCGAGAGGATGTCATCCAATGGATTGTTAGACATTCATCCAGAGGCCACACCAAACCCTGGGGATACATTTTCTGTCTGTGGGGAGAAACAGATGTCAGATGTGTATGATAAGGATGATACCATGGAGTTACTTAAAGAGGCTGACATGCAGAACCCGAAGCTggaagtggagagagagggggcttTTTCTATCCTTGAGAGGAGATCTGCACCCAAATGCAATACGGAAGGTATCGAAGTAGTTGTGGAAGtgaatatggacaataaaagtgACACCGTTACCCTTCTGAAGGGAGCTCCGACACAACACCATACCTCAGATATCCAA GAAAGCCTTGAATCTACTGAAAAGCTGTTAGAGCCCTTCCCCCCACCACTG GAACCTGTTCGGGAGGAATCTCCCTTACCAGCCAGTAAACTGGGTCTGATCGCTCCATGCCAAAGTCCCTTTCACTTCTCATCAGAACCATCTATATCACAGCAGGACACAGAGAGGGACATAAGACGGACACACGGGGATCAGGACACG TCCAAGGTGGCTCCAAGACCTTTACCTCCACCTCCTGTTGAGGGCATAGCCGTGGAAGGGAGGAAAAGGAGTCGGAGGTACACAGAGGCCAAGAAGGCGAGTGTAGCTGCAACCTCCACATCAGTTAGTTCCTCTAAGGACGGATTCTTAGCGCTGCCACAG GATCGTCCTCTGTCTgccagagagagaagaagactGAGGCAGTCCCAGGAGAGTGCCAGCAAACCAG GTGTTAGTGTTGCAAGAAGGGCATCTTATGATGTCAGTTCCACTAAGGACGAGCACTGCAATGCTCCCTATACCAGATCTGTTTCAGACTCTATCACTGAGACCGACTGTAAG cagGATAAGTTGCAGGAGCGAAGGTCAGATGAAGACGAGTGCAGCTCATCCACAAGTTCCACAGAACGTTCGGAGGGAGACTGCAGGGAAAG GAAGACTGAATCCAGTGACATGCAGGATTTAGTCCACATGATGACCCAAACTTTGAGAATGGATAATGGAGATGGTATGAGTGAGGTGGACAAAGGCAGATTTGGCTCTACTGCGTTGCCAGAATTCAAACTGAACAGGAAGTACAGAGACACCCTGGTGCTTCATGGGAAGGGTCGAGAGGAAGCGGAGAACTTGTCACTCGGGGAAATACCAATCG GCTCCACGTCTGGTCCAGCCAAGATAAGGAGAGCCATAGAACACCTGAGAACAGATGTGGTGAAGGGCCTCGGGGTCAAGCTGCTGGACAGAGTCCTGGAAATCATGGAGGTGGAAGATGAAACCAAACGAGaa CTGTGCCTCCGTGACCAGATGGGAGATGAGAAGTACCAAGCTTATGCTGTGATGGTGAGGCAGCTGAAATTCTTTGAGGATATTGCCATCAAGGTTTAG
- the spcs1 gene encoding signal peptidase complex subunit 1, with protein MLSIFKSIPSHMDYKGQKLAEQIFQGIILISAVIGFVYGLIIEQFGWTVYIVLVGFAVSCVLTLPPWPMYRKNPLSWQPVIPETSGESIQKPQETLKKKKHK; from the exons ATGCTGTCTATATTCAAGTCCATTCCCTCGCACATG GATTATAAAGGCCAGAAACTGGCTGAACAGATTTTCCAAGGAATAATACTCATCTCAGCG GTGATCGGATTTGTGTATGGTCTGATTATTGAACAGTTTGGTTGGACAGTGTACATCGTCCTGGTTGGTTTTGCTGTGTCCTGTGTG TTGACGCTGCCTCCATGGCCAATGTACAGAAAGAATCCTCTGTCCTGGCAGCCAGTTATACCAGAGACCAGCGGGGAGTCCATCCAAAAACCTCAGGAAACTCTCAAGAAGAAAAAGCATAAATAA